One genomic window of Halovivax cerinus includes the following:
- a CDS encoding glycosyltransferase family 4 protein: MRICRVAQKVYPDVPGGGPYHVHAMSRDQAARGHDVTVLTVRHDASLPRVEERDGYTIRRFDPTACVLGNDFSLGLARRLADLDDVDVVHAHSHLYASTNVAAIRRSLDDIPLAITNHGLFSQNAPAWAIEGYLRSIGRWTLNRADIVFCYSEVDERRLRSYGVSTPVAVVRNGIDVDRFSPDGPTSDLIDDDGIVVLFVGRLVEGKRPKDAVRTLEYLRRDLNDVTLYVCGDGPLRDDLETAIARRDLVDHVEFLGHVSYDEMPRLYRSSDVLLLPSRAEGMPRTMLEAQASGLPVVSSDLDQLRTIRTSADRFVSDDAGSAFAAGVQSVIETNGHLKTTDEPSSRFSWDRTVEETTTVLERLVTDRHV; the protein is encoded by the coding sequence ATGCGGATCTGTCGCGTGGCACAGAAGGTCTATCCAGACGTTCCCGGCGGCGGACCGTATCACGTTCACGCGATGAGTCGCGACCAGGCGGCCCGCGGGCACGACGTGACCGTGTTGACCGTTCGTCACGACGCCTCGCTCCCGCGCGTCGAGGAACGAGACGGCTACACGATTCGCCGATTCGATCCGACGGCCTGCGTGCTCGGCAACGACTTCTCGCTCGGACTCGCGCGTCGACTCGCGGACTTAGACGACGTCGATGTCGTTCACGCTCACTCTCACCTGTACGCGTCCACGAACGTCGCCGCGATCAGGCGCTCGCTCGACGACATCCCGCTCGCGATCACGAACCACGGACTGTTCTCCCAGAACGCCCCGGCGTGGGCGATCGAGGGCTACCTGCGCTCGATCGGTCGGTGGACGCTCAACCGCGCGGATATCGTCTTCTGCTACAGCGAGGTCGACGAGCGACGGCTTCGATCGTACGGCGTCTCCACACCGGTGGCGGTCGTCCGGAACGGCATCGACGTAGACCGGTTCTCACCCGATGGCCCGACGAGTGACCTGATCGACGACGACGGTATCGTCGTCCTGTTCGTCGGACGCCTCGTCGAGGGAAAGCGGCCGAAGGATGCGGTTCGGACGCTGGAGTACCTCCGGCGGGACCTCAACGACGTCACCCTGTACGTCTGCGGCGACGGTCCGCTCCGAGACGATCTGGAGACGGCGATCGCCCGACGCGATCTGGTAGACCACGTCGAGTTCCTCGGCCACGTCTCGTACGACGAGATGCCGAGACTCTACCGGAGCAGCGACGTGCTACTCCTCCCGAGCCGGGCAGAGGGTATGCCGCGAACGATGTTAGAGGCCCAGGCGTCCGGTCTCCCGGTCGTCTCGTCCGATCTCGATCAGTTGCGAACGATCCGGACGTCGGCCGATCGGTTCGTCTCCGACGATGCGGGAAGCGCCTTCGCGGCGGGCGTCCAGTCGGTTATCGAGACGAACGGTCATCTGAAGACGACAGACGAACCGTCGAGCCGATTCTCGTGGGACCGAACGGTCGAGGAGACGACGACGGTGCTAGAGCGACTGGTGACCGACCGGCACGTATAA
- a CDS encoding phosphotransferase, translating into MDDEECLVCGRHVSSRGGVPSTTTVVEPDPRAEQLRELAGLEIDDTIAPVFAAHQVGRLDDEVVDRFFTRRTVGWRVLLEPYCAGRALVVGTHDESVALSVAEAMDSVWVADTSVASLQATAAVASAEGTDVEPLHATVVDLPFPDGAFDLVVLQCPASELPKYLSEVSNRLAPDGRLALVVDGWIRELGLTALLGLAPSQRDGLGTRIAASIDAIPARVTRALDRHGLAVERTYGLLSRGRHENELAFDAESDDVLPWLLGEFDATADRTGFGVLRRLVRIGRRTRTVAQTFPRYLFVCGRSPVATRPDAPVTDVVSVAGKNRTSVLELDEGILAAVRKIPNSRRHAAANEAADRATRTASSVSSVSATIPNARTRTTVFGPERVERPVDGRPLDSVLSRDPERFERILDVAFDWLQRLHLGTQSGVVRKEPADVVSDLALDRLGLTDPPGVDRPIELPQVLTHGDYFGSNIYVDTETDDWEVTGVIDWEWASVEGIPIVDAGFVALQSATSLWDGFETGFARLFLDRNPYSSVVYEDLAEYGVTIGVDARAMATYLAIGYVERVRTEGQLNGRLDIEWDARIRNVWDHRETIERRIRTCSGGIESPKRPRRRR; encoded by the coding sequence ATGGACGACGAGGAGTGTCTCGTGTGCGGCCGCCACGTCTCGTCGCGCGGCGGCGTTCCGAGCACGACAACGGTCGTGGAACCCGATCCGCGCGCCGAGCAACTCCGGGAACTCGCCGGGCTCGAGATCGACGACACGATAGCGCCCGTCTTCGCGGCCCATCAGGTGGGCCGCCTCGACGACGAGGTAGTCGACCGGTTCTTCACGCGGCGAACGGTCGGCTGGCGAGTCCTGCTCGAACCGTACTGTGCCGGGCGGGCGCTCGTCGTCGGGACGCACGACGAGTCGGTGGCGCTCTCGGTCGCAGAAGCGATGGACTCTGTCTGGGTCGCGGATACGTCCGTCGCCTCCCTCCAAGCGACGGCGGCCGTCGCGAGCGCCGAGGGAACCGACGTCGAGCCGCTCCACGCGACGGTTGTAGACCTTCCGTTCCCCGACGGCGCCTTCGATCTCGTCGTGCTACAGTGTCCGGCGAGCGAACTCCCGAAGTACCTCTCTGAAGTGTCGAACCGCCTCGCGCCGGACGGCCGACTCGCCCTCGTCGTCGACGGCTGGATCCGCGAGCTCGGACTAACAGCACTCCTCGGACTCGCCCCGTCCCAGCGAGACGGGCTCGGTACCCGGATCGCCGCGTCGATCGACGCGATACCGGCCAGAGTGACCCGGGCGCTCGATCGACACGGGCTCGCCGTCGAACGCACGTACGGCCTCCTCTCCCGGGGTCGACACGAGAACGAACTCGCGTTCGACGCCGAGAGCGACGACGTACTGCCGTGGCTCCTCGGAGAGTTCGACGCGACGGCGGACAGAACCGGTTTCGGCGTGTTACGACGGCTGGTCCGGATTGGACGACGAACGCGTACGGTAGCGCAAACGTTTCCGCGGTACCTGTTCGTGTGCGGGCGATCGCCTGTGGCTACCCGACCCGATGCGCCGGTCACGGACGTGGTCAGCGTGGCCGGCAAGAACCGAACGAGCGTGCTGGAACTGGACGAGGGGATCCTCGCCGCCGTTCGAAAGATCCCGAACAGTCGGCGCCACGCAGCGGCGAACGAGGCGGCCGATCGTGCGACCCGCACTGCCTCGTCGGTCAGTTCCGTTTCGGCAACGATCCCGAATGCACGGACGAGGACGACGGTGTTCGGGCCGGAACGAGTCGAGCGTCCCGTCGACGGGAGGCCGCTCGATTCGGTACTCTCTCGGGACCCGGAACGTTTCGAACGGATTCTGGACGTCGCGTTCGACTGGCTACAGCGCCTGCACCTCGGCACGCAGTCGGGAGTAGTCCGAAAAGAGCCGGCTGACGTCGTCTCGGATCTCGCGCTCGACCGGCTCGGGTTGACGGATCCACCCGGAGTCGACCGGCCGATCGAACTCCCGCAGGTTCTCACGCACGGTGACTACTTCGGTTCGAACATCTACGTGGACACCGAAACGGACGACTGGGAGGTGACGGGCGTCATCGACTGGGAGTGGGCCAGCGTCGAGGGAATCCCGATCGTCGATGCCGGATTCGTTGCGCTCCAGTCGGCGACGTCGCTCTGGGACGGTTTCGAAACGGGGTTCGCACGGCTGTTCCTGGATCGGAACCCCTACTCGTCGGTCGTCTACGAAGACCTGGCCGAATACGGCGTGACGATCGGCGTCGACGCACGGGCGATGGCCACCTACCTCGCGATCGGCTACGTCGAACGCGTCCGAACGGAGGGTCAGTTGAACGGTCGGCTGGATATCGAGTGGGACGCGCGGATTCGGAACGTGTGGGATCACCGGGAGACGATCGAACGGCGAATACGGACGTGCAGTGGCGGAATCGAGTCACCGAAGCGTCCTCGACGGCGACGGTAA